In the genome of Dickeya fangzhongdai, one region contains:
- a CDS encoding extracellular solute-binding protein produces MFTRALIAVLLSACTWLAYAEPTTQQAYAFATLGEPKYRQGFTHYDYTNPSAPKGGKATLSALGTFDNFNRFALRGLAAARTESLYDALYVSSEDEPASYYPLIALTARYASDYSWIEVEMNPAARFHDGSPITAADVAFTFNMFMTQGVPQFRLYYKGAEVKAVTPHTVRFTFPEPDKEKMLGMLTLPVMPEKFWRDHKLSDPLNTPPLASGPYRITDYRMGQYVIYSRVTDYWAADLPVNRGRYNFDQLRYDYYLDDSVALEAFKAGAFDLRIEGSPKHWATQYEGGNFARGYIRKKDETNRAAQDTRWLVFNIQRPQFSDRRVRQALALAFDFNWMNKALFFNSYQRPNSFFQNTEYAAQGTPSADELAWLTPLKDKIPADVFGPAYRPEGSDGSGYDRAGLLKALQLLQQAGWELKNQVLVNKQTGQPFRFELLLPSAANSIYVLPLQHSLARLGIRMEVRSVDSPQFNNRFRKRDFDMIPKLYPAMPYPSSDLAISWSSGYINSSYNSPGVQDAAIDQLIDNIIRHQGDKPALLSLGPALDRVLTWNQFAIPMWYSNHDRFAYWNKFAMPATRPAYTLGIDSWWYDADKAATLPAARR; encoded by the coding sequence ATGTTTACACGTGCACTTATCGCCGTTTTGCTGTCTGCCTGCACCTGGCTGGCCTATGCGGAACCGACCACACAACAGGCTTATGCGTTCGCCACGCTGGGCGAACCAAAATACCGGCAGGGCTTTACCCACTACGATTACACCAATCCATCGGCCCCCAAAGGCGGCAAAGCCACACTCAGCGCGCTGGGCACCTTCGATAACTTTAACCGCTTCGCCTTGCGCGGTCTGGCCGCCGCCCGCACCGAAAGCCTGTACGACGCCCTTTACGTCAGTTCGGAAGACGAACCCGCCAGTTACTACCCGTTGATTGCGCTTACCGCCCGTTACGCCAGCGATTACAGCTGGATTGAAGTGGAGATGAATCCCGCCGCGCGTTTTCACGACGGCTCACCGATTACCGCCGCCGACGTGGCGTTCACCTTCAATATGTTCATGACGCAGGGCGTGCCGCAGTTCCGTCTGTACTACAAAGGCGCCGAAGTCAAAGCAGTCACCCCGCACACGGTCCGCTTTACTTTCCCTGAACCAGACAAGGAAAAGATGCTGGGGATGCTGACCTTGCCGGTCATGCCGGAGAAATTCTGGCGCGACCACAAACTAAGCGACCCGCTGAACACCCCGCCGCTGGCCAGCGGCCCCTATCGCATTACCGATTACCGCATGGGCCAGTACGTGATTTATTCGCGCGTGACCGACTACTGGGCTGCCGACCTGCCGGTCAATCGCGGCCGCTACAACTTCGACCAACTGCGTTATGACTACTATCTGGACGACAGCGTAGCGTTGGAAGCCTTCAAGGCCGGCGCGTTTGATCTGCGCATAGAGGGTTCACCCAAGCACTGGGCGACCCAGTACGAAGGCGGCAATTTCGCCCGCGGCTACATTCGCAAGAAAGATGAAACCAATCGGGCGGCGCAGGATACCCGCTGGCTGGTGTTTAACATCCAGCGGCCGCAGTTTAGCGATCGTCGGGTGCGTCAGGCGCTGGCGCTGGCCTTTGACTTCAACTGGATGAACAAGGCGCTGTTTTTTAATAGCTATCAGCGCCCCAACAGCTTTTTCCAGAACACCGAGTACGCGGCGCAGGGAACGCCATCGGCGGACGAACTGGCCTGGCTAACGCCGCTGAAAGACAAGATCCCCGCCGACGTCTTCGGCCCGGCATACCGGCCGGAAGGCTCCGACGGTAGCGGTTACGACCGCGCCGGCCTGCTTAAGGCGCTGCAACTGCTGCAACAGGCGGGTTGGGAACTGAAAAATCAGGTGCTGGTGAATAAACAAACCGGTCAGCCTTTCCGTTTCGAACTGCTGCTGCCGAGCGCCGCCAACTCCATCTATGTGCTGCCGCTCCAGCATAGTCTGGCGCGACTGGGTATCCGCATGGAAGTACGCAGCGTCGATAGCCCGCAGTTCAACAACCGATTTCGCAAGCGCGATTTCGACATGATCCCGAAGCTGTACCCGGCGATGCCCTACCCCAGCTCGGACCTCGCCATCAGTTGGAGTTCCGGCTATATCAATTCCTCCTATAACTCGCCGGGGGTACAGGACGCCGCCATCGACCAGCTGATCGACAACATCATTCGCCATCAGGGCGACAAACCGGCGCTATTGTCGCTGGGACCGGCGCTGGACAGAGTGCTGACCTGGAACCAGTTCGCCATACCGATGTGGTATTCCAATCACGACCGTTTCGCTTACTGGAACAAATTTGCCATGCCTGCAACCCGCCCGGCCTATACGCTGGGTATCGACAGCTGGTGGTATGACGCTGATAAAGCGGCCACCCTGCCGGCAGCGCGTCGATAA
- the mepS gene encoding bifunctional murein DD-endopeptidase/murein LD-carboxypeptidase: MVKSQPTLRYIWRALPAVAVAVMLSACTNNTASINNQTDRRVVNGGDPSLQASQDEFEAMVRNVEVKSKLLEQYASWKGVRYRLGGDSRKGIDCSGFVQRTFREQFGMDLPRSSYEQQDIGVQIQRNKLRPGDLVVFHAGSTGRHMGIYIGNQQFVHASTSIGVTISSMDDNYWKPRYREARRVLKQDSHS, from the coding sequence ATGGTCAAATCTCAACCGACTCTGAGATATATCTGGCGGGCGCTGCCTGCCGTGGCGGTAGCGGTGATGCTTTCCGCCTGTACCAACAATACTGCCAGCATTAATAATCAAACTGATAGGCGTGTGGTTAACGGTGGTGACCCTTCACTACAAGCCTCTCAGGATGAATTCGAAGCGATGGTTCGCAACGTGGAAGTCAAATCCAAGTTGCTTGAACAATACGCCAGTTGGAAAGGCGTGCGCTATCGCCTCGGCGGCGACAGCCGGAAAGGCATTGATTGCTCCGGTTTCGTTCAGCGAACCTTCCGTGAACAGTTCGGTATGGATTTGCCGCGTTCCAGCTATGAACAGCAGGACATTGGTGTTCAAATCCAGCGCAATAAGCTGCGCCCGGGTGACTTGGTTGTGTTCCATGCCGGCTCTACCGGCCGCCACATGGGCATCTACATCGGCAACCAGCAGTTCGTCCACGCGTCCACCAGCATTGGCGTGACCATTTCCAGTATGGATGATAACTACTGGAAACCCCGTTACCGCGAAGCGCGGCGGGTGCTGAAGCAGGATTCGCACAGCTGA
- a CDS encoding YkgJ family cysteine cluster protein: MECRPDCGACCTAPSISSPIPGMPQGKPANTPCIHLDERMRCGLFHSALRPAVCRGLQPSRDMCRNHRDEAMLYLIQLEEATAP, from the coding sequence ATGGAATGTCGTCCTGATTGCGGCGCCTGCTGTACCGCGCCTTCTATCTCCAGCCCGATTCCCGGCATGCCGCAGGGAAAACCGGCCAATACGCCCTGCATCCATCTGGATGAACGCATGCGTTGCGGCCTGTTCCATTCAGCGTTGCGCCCGGCGGTGTGCCGCGGCCTGCAACCGAGCCGCGACATGTGCCGAAACCACCGCGATGAAGCGATGCTGTACCTGATTCAACTGGAAGAGGCCACCGCGCCCTGA
- a CDS encoding ABC transporter permease yields the protein MSRLSPINQARWARFRANRRGYWSLWIFLVLFVVTLCSELVANDRPLLVRYQGQWYAPFMVDYSETTFGGQLATPADYRDPWLEQRLEQSGWTLWPLIHYRYDTINYATQRAFPSPPSRQNLLGTDSQGRDVLAQVLYGFRISILFGLALTLLSSLIGIVVGASQGYYGGRVDLWGQRLIEVWSGMPTLFLIILLSSVIQPNFWWLLGITVLFGWMALVGVVRAEFLRTRNFDYIRAAQAMGVSDRAIMFRCMLPNAMVATLTYLPFILCGSITTLTSLDFLGFGLPMGSASLGGLLLEGKNNLQAPWLGITVFMVLAVVLSLLIFIGEAVRDAFDPSKAH from the coding sequence ATGAGCCGTCTAAGCCCCATTAATCAGGCGCGTTGGGCGCGCTTTCGCGCTAATCGTCGCGGCTACTGGTCGCTGTGGATTTTTCTGGTGTTATTTGTCGTTACCCTGTGTTCGGAGCTGGTCGCCAACGACAGACCGCTGCTGGTGCGCTACCAGGGGCAGTGGTACGCGCCGTTTATGGTGGATTACAGTGAAACCACCTTCGGCGGCCAGTTGGCGACGCCGGCGGATTATCGCGATCCCTGGCTGGAACAGCGGCTGGAGCAAAGCGGCTGGACGCTGTGGCCGCTGATTCACTACCGCTACGACACCATCAACTACGCCACCCAACGCGCGTTTCCGTCGCCGCCGTCGCGCCAGAATCTGCTCGGCACCGACAGTCAGGGGCGCGACGTGCTGGCGCAGGTGTTGTATGGCTTTCGCATTTCCATTCTATTCGGGCTGGCGCTGACGTTGCTGTCCAGCCTGATCGGCATCGTAGTGGGCGCATCTCAGGGGTATTACGGCGGGCGTGTGGACCTGTGGGGACAGCGCCTTATCGAAGTCTGGTCCGGGATGCCGACGCTGTTCTTGATTATCCTGCTCTCCAGCGTGATCCAACCGAATTTCTGGTGGTTGCTGGGCATTACCGTGCTGTTTGGCTGGATGGCGCTGGTCGGCGTAGTGCGGGCGGAATTCCTGCGTACCCGCAATTTCGACTATATCCGCGCGGCGCAGGCGATGGGCGTCAGCGATCGCGCCATCATGTTTCGCTGCATGCTGCCCAACGCCATGGTCGCCACCCTCACCTACCTGCCGTTCATTCTCTGCGGCTCCATCACTACCCTGACCTCGCTCGACTTTCTGGGCTTTGGTCTGCCGATGGGGTCCGCTTCGCTCGGCGGGTTGTTGCTGGAAGGGAAAAACAACCTGCAGGCGCCGTGGCTTGGCATCACGGTCTTCATGGTGCTGGCGGTAGTACTGTCACTGCTTATCTTTATCGGCGAAGCGGTTCGCGACGCTTTTGACCCTAGCAAGGCGCATTGA
- the yeiP gene encoding elongation factor P-like protein YeiP — MARANEIKRGMAVNYNGKLLLVKDIDIQSPSARGASTLYKMRFSDVRTGLKVEERFKGDDILDTITLTRRSVTFSYIDGDEYIFMDEEDYTPYTFKKEQIEDELLFIPEGGMPGIQVLTMDGQLLALELPQTVDLEIVETAPGIKGASASARNKPATLTTGLVIQVPEYLSAGEKIRIHIAERRYMGRAD; from the coding sequence ATGGCAAGAGCGAATGAAATCAAACGCGGCATGGCCGTTAATTACAACGGTAAGCTGCTGCTGGTAAAAGATATCGATATTCAGAGCCCTAGCGCCCGCGGCGCCAGTACGCTGTACAAAATGCGTTTCTCCGATGTCCGCACCGGTCTGAAAGTGGAAGAACGCTTCAAGGGCGATGACATCCTGGACACCATCACCCTGACCCGCCGTTCCGTTACCTTCTCTTATATTGATGGCGATGAATACATCTTTATGGACGAGGAAGACTATACCCCGTATACCTTCAAGAAAGAGCAGATCGAAGATGAACTGCTGTTTATTCCTGAAGGCGGCATGCCGGGTATTCAGGTATTAACCATGGACGGTCAACTGCTGGCGCTGGAACTGCCGCAGACGGTCGATCTGGAAATCGTGGAAACCGCACCGGGCATCAAAGGCGCGTCCGCCAGCGCCCGTAACAAACCGGCCACGCTGACCACCGGTCTGGTGATTCAGGTGCCGGAATACCTGAGCGCCGGCGAAAAAATCCGTATTCATATCGCCGAGCGTCGCTACATGGGTCGCGCGGACTAA
- a CDS encoding CobW family GTP-binding protein — translation MLTKVNLITGFLGSGKTTTIRHLLSRKPEDEVWAVLVNEFGEIGIDGALLSDTGALLKEVPGGCMCCVNGLPMQVGLNMLLQKKPHRLLIEPTGLGHPKQILNLLTTEAYQPWLQLQATLCLLDARQLGDSRCLENENFRDQLAAADVIVANKEDTWQDSDRDALMAWYQQQGQDRRLITVAQGQLDTAVLDLPRENHNALPDARHHHHAAAKTGLAALKLTGRESWRRALNQGQGYYACGWIFDGDTQFNTASLLDWVRLAPVSRVKGVMRIPEGTLVVNRQGFDLRIETQSAAPPDSRIEIINESEAEWNTLQKQLLNSRLM, via the coding sequence GTGTTGACGAAAGTAAACCTGATCACCGGTTTTCTCGGCAGCGGCAAAACCACCACCATCAGGCACCTGCTGTCCCGCAAACCCGAAGACGAAGTCTGGGCGGTGCTGGTCAATGAGTTCGGCGAAATCGGTATCGACGGCGCATTGCTGAGCGATACCGGCGCTCTGCTCAAAGAGGTCCCCGGCGGTTGCATGTGCTGTGTGAATGGCTTGCCGATGCAGGTGGGGCTCAATATGTTGCTGCAGAAAAAGCCTCATCGCTTGCTGATCGAACCCACCGGTCTCGGTCATCCAAAACAGATTCTGAACTTGCTGACCACAGAAGCCTACCAACCGTGGCTCCAGTTGCAGGCTACGCTGTGTCTGCTGGATGCGCGTCAACTCGGCGACAGCCGTTGCCTGGAAAATGAAAACTTCCGCGACCAGTTGGCCGCCGCGGACGTAATTGTCGCTAATAAGGAAGACACCTGGCAGGACAGCGACCGTGACGCGCTGATGGCGTGGTATCAGCAACAGGGGCAGGATCGTCGCCTGATCACGGTAGCCCAGGGGCAGTTGGATACCGCAGTGCTGGACCTGCCGCGGGAAAACCACAATGCGCTGCCGGATGCCCGCCACCATCATCACGCCGCCGCCAAAACCGGGTTGGCCGCACTGAAACTGACCGGCCGGGAAAGCTGGCGTCGAGCCTTGAATCAGGGCCAAGGCTATTATGCCTGCGGCTGGATTTTCGATGGCGACACCCAGTTCAACACCGCCAGTCTGCTTGACTGGGTGCGTCTGGCACCGGTAAGCCGCGTTAAAGGTGTGATGCGTATCCCGGAGGGCACGCTGGTGGTTAACCGGCAGGGATTCGACCTGCGCATTGAAACACAATCAGCTGCGCCGCCGGACAGCCGCATCGAAATCATTAATGAATCTGAAGCGGAATGGAACACGTTGCAAAAGCAGTTGTTAAATTCCCGTTTAATGTAA
- a CDS encoding sugar efflux transporter produces the protein MTISSARAARRLPDLTSSAFLVIAFLTGIAGALQLPTLSLFLSTEVQARPFMVGLFYTGSAVIGIVVSQILATYSDRQGDRKTLILQCCLLGALSCLLYAWNRNYFVLLFIGVLLSSFGSTANPQLFALAREHADRTGRGAAMFSSVMRAQISLSWVIGPPVAFALALGFGFPAMYLTAAVVFVLCGLLVWLLLPSMPKTRVKSAATLESPRQNRRDTLLLFTACTLMWTCNGIYLINMPLYLVNELQLPEKLAGVMMGTAAGLEIPVMLLAGYLTSRLGKRLLMRLAVIAGLIFYVGLTLLNGSWALLALQLLNAIFIGILAGMGMLYFQDLMPGQAGAATTLFTNTTRVGWIISGSLAGIVAEVWSYHAGFVIAIVMLAGAAVCMWRIRDA, from the coding sequence ATGACAATTTCTTCTGCCCGCGCGGCCCGACGCCTGCCCGACCTGACGTCTTCGGCGTTTCTGGTAATTGCTTTTCTGACCGGGATTGCCGGTGCGCTGCAGCTCCCCACGCTCAGCCTGTTTTTGTCAACGGAAGTACAGGCGCGTCCGTTCATGGTCGGGCTGTTTTATACCGGCAGCGCGGTGATCGGCATCGTCGTCAGCCAGATTCTGGCGACCTATTCCGATCGTCAGGGCGACCGCAAGACGCTGATATTGCAGTGCTGCCTGTTGGGCGCGCTGTCTTGCCTGCTGTATGCCTGGAACCGCAACTATTTTGTTCTGCTGTTTATCGGCGTACTGCTGTCGAGTTTCGGTTCCACCGCCAACCCGCAACTGTTTGCGCTGGCGCGGGAACACGCCGACCGCACCGGTCGCGGCGCCGCCATGTTCAGTTCGGTGATGCGGGCGCAGATTTCGCTATCCTGGGTGATCGGGCCGCCGGTCGCCTTCGCGCTGGCGCTGGGCTTCGGCTTCCCGGCGATGTATCTGACGGCTGCGGTGGTATTCGTACTGTGCGGGCTGCTGGTGTGGCTGCTGTTACCGTCAATGCCCAAAACCCGGGTTAAATCCGCCGCGACGCTGGAGTCGCCCCGCCAGAACCGACGCGACACGCTGTTGCTGTTTACCGCCTGTACGCTGATGTGGACCTGCAACGGCATCTATCTGATCAATATGCCGTTGTATCTGGTCAATGAATTGCAGTTACCCGAAAAGCTGGCCGGGGTCATGATGGGCACCGCCGCCGGGCTGGAAATTCCGGTGATGCTACTGGCCGGCTACCTGACCAGCCGGTTAGGCAAGCGCCTGCTGATGCGGCTGGCGGTGATCGCCGGGCTGATTTTTTATGTCGGGCTGACGCTGCTGAACGGGTCGTGGGCCTTGCTGGCGCTGCAACTGCTGAACGCGATTTTCATCGGCATTCTGGCCGGGATGGGGATGCTGTATTTTCAGGATCTGATGCCGGGTCAGGCGGGCGCCGCCACGACGCTGTTCACCAACACCACCCGGGTAGGCTGGATCATCTCCGGTTCGCTGGCGGGCATCGTGGCCGAAGTCTGGAGTTACCATGCGGGCTTTGTCATCGCCATCGTCATGCTGGCCGGCGCCGCCGTCTGCATGTGGCGCATCCGCGACGCCTGA
- a CDS encoding microcin C ABC transporter permease YejB: MGTYLLRRLLLVIPTLWAIITINFFIVQVAPGGPVDQAIASIEMGQGSGFSAGGDGGGLARGPGGGKPSVENTYRGARGLDPEIIAEITKRYGFDKPLHERYFKLIWDYVRFDFGNSLFRGSSVIALIKESMPVSISLGLWSTLIIYLVSIPLGIKKAVRNGSAFDVWSSTLIIVGYAIPAFLFAILLIVLFAGGGYLDWFPLRGLVSPHFDSLSWFDKVIDYLWHIALPVLAMVIGGFATLTMLTKNSFLDEIRKQYVVTARAKGLDEKRILYRHVFRNAMLLVIAGFPATFISMFFTGSLLIEVMFSLNGLGLLGYDATLQRDYPVMFGTLYIFTLIGLLLNILSDMTYTLVDPRIDFEERQ; this comes from the coding sequence GTGGGAACTTACCTGTTACGTCGACTATTGCTGGTGATCCCCACGCTGTGGGCAATCATCACCATCAACTTTTTTATTGTGCAGGTCGCGCCGGGCGGCCCGGTCGATCAGGCCATCGCCTCGATTGAAATGGGCCAGGGCAGCGGTTTTAGCGCCGGCGGGGACGGCGGCGGGCTGGCGCGCGGGCCGGGCGGCGGCAAGCCGTCGGTGGAAAACACCTATCGCGGCGCTCGCGGGCTGGATCCGGAAATCATCGCGGAAATCACCAAACGTTACGGCTTCGATAAACCACTGCACGAACGCTATTTCAAATTGATCTGGGATTACGTGCGGTTTGACTTCGGCAACAGCCTGTTTCGCGGCTCGTCGGTCATTGCCCTGATTAAAGAGAGTATGCCGGTATCGATATCCCTCGGGCTGTGGAGCACGCTGATCATTTATCTGGTCTCCATTCCGCTCGGCATCAAAAAAGCGGTGCGCAACGGCTCAGCCTTTGACGTCTGGAGCAGCACGCTGATTATCGTCGGCTACGCTATCCCGGCGTTCCTGTTCGCGATTCTGCTGATCGTGCTGTTCGCCGGCGGCGGTTATCTCGACTGGTTCCCGCTGCGCGGGCTGGTGTCGCCGCATTTTGACAGTCTGTCCTGGTTTGACAAGGTTATCGACTATCTGTGGCACATTGCGCTACCGGTGCTGGCGATGGTGATTGGCGGTTTCGCCACGCTGACCATGCTGACCAAAAACTCGTTTCTGGATGAAATCCGCAAGCAGTACGTGGTCACCGCCCGCGCCAAAGGGCTGGATGAAAAACGAATTCTCTATCGCCACGTATTTCGCAACGCCATGCTGTTGGTGATCGCCGGTTTCCCCGCCACGTTCATCAGCATGTTTTTTACCGGCTCGCTGCTGATCGAGGTGATGTTCTCCCTCAACGGTCTTGGACTGCTGGGATACGACGCCACCCTGCAGCGCGATTACCCGGTGATGTTCGGCACCCTGTACATTTTCACCCTCATCGGCCTGCTGCTGAACATTCTCAGCGACATGACCTATACGCTGGTTGACCCGCGTATCGATTTCGAGGAGCGCCAATGA
- a CDS encoding phosphatase PAP2 family protein, translated as MSKRNTLLILFFNLLGFALFFSWYLPAQHGFWFEIDTSLFFYFNQRLATSSAFLHLVAITNNRAFDACALLAMGLLYLFYYLRRSHDARRQMLLIGLAMLVTAVVLNQLGHLIPVQHSSPTLFFSGINRVGELTGIPTKDASSDSFPGDHGMMLMIFAVFMLRYFGRAAFAVSMLILLVFATPRIMIGAHWFTDVAVGSLSVVLVGLSWWLLTPACDALISRIDRLLPGKKSLSQPA; from the coding sequence ATGTCAAAGCGTAATACACTACTTATTTTATTCTTCAATCTTCTGGGTTTTGCTCTGTTCTTCTCCTGGTATTTACCAGCACAGCACGGGTTCTGGTTCGAGATAGACACATCGCTGTTTTTCTATTTCAACCAGCGCCTGGCCACATCCAGCGCGTTTCTCCATTTAGTGGCGATTACCAACAATCGCGCCTTTGATGCCTGCGCGCTGCTGGCGATGGGACTGCTTTATCTGTTCTATTATCTGCGTCGCTCCCATGACGCGCGCCGTCAGATGCTGCTTATCGGCCTGGCCATGCTGGTGACCGCGGTGGTGCTCAATCAACTGGGGCATCTGATACCGGTGCAGCACAGTAGCCCGACGCTCTTTTTCAGCGGCATCAACCGGGTGGGCGAGCTGACCGGCATTCCCACCAAAGATGCGTCCAGCGACAGTTTCCCCGGCGATCACGGTATGATGCTGATGATCTTCGCCGTATTTATGCTGCGCTACTTTGGCCGTGCCGCCTTTGCCGTCAGCATGCTGATTCTGCTGGTGTTCGCCACGCCGCGTATCATGATCGGCGCACATTGGTTTACCGATGTCGCCGTCGGGTCGCTGTCGGTGGTGCTGGTGGGACTAAGCTGGTGGTTGCTGACCCCAGCCTGCGACGCCTTGATTAGCCGTATTGACCGCCTACTACCCGGCAAAAAATCGCTCAGTCAGCCAGCCTGA
- the yejF gene encoding microcin C ABC transporter ATP-binding protein YejF: protein MSAQPLLEIRDLSIAFRNGGQQRQVVDQVSLSIEAGETLALVGESGSGKSVTALSVLRLLPSPPVVYPHGDILFAGESLLNASEQRLRQIRGDRIAMIFQEPMVSLNPLHTIEKQLAEVLSLHRGMRHDAARGEIVGCLERVGIRQAARRLADFPHQLSGGERQRVMIAMALLTQPALLIADEPTTALDVTVQAQILDLLNELKQELNMGLLFITHNLNIVRRLADRVAVMQAGRCVEQNQTRELFSAPQHPYTRQLLDAEPAGEALPLEQTAATLLDVRDLGVSFPIRRGLLRRTVGEKSVLQVLSFSLRRGESIGLVGESGSGKSTTGLALLRLLRSRGEIWFDGQPLHHFNRKQMLPVRRRIQVVFQDPNGSLNPRLNVEQIIAEGLRVHHQLSPAEQTQRVIQAMQEVGLDPDSRHRYPSEFSGGQRQRIAIARALILQPELLILDEPTSSLDRTVQAQILTLLKTLQQTHQLAYLFISHDLHVVRALCHQVIVLRHGEVVEQGECRQLFEHPQQDYTRQLLQLSA, encoded by the coding sequence ATGTCCGCACAACCTTTACTTGAAATCCGGGACCTGAGCATTGCGTTTCGCAACGGCGGCCAGCAGCGACAGGTGGTCGATCAGGTCTCGCTGAGCATTGAGGCCGGAGAAACGCTGGCGCTGGTCGGCGAGTCCGGCTCAGGCAAAAGCGTGACCGCGCTGTCGGTGCTGCGTTTGTTGCCCTCGCCGCCGGTGGTCTACCCGCACGGTGACATTCTGTTTGCCGGCGAATCATTGCTGAACGCCAGCGAGCAGCGGCTGCGCCAGATTCGCGGCGACCGGATTGCCATGATCTTTCAGGAACCGATGGTGTCCCTCAACCCGCTGCACACCATCGAAAAGCAATTGGCGGAAGTTCTCTCGCTGCACCGGGGCATGCGCCACGACGCCGCGCGGGGCGAAATCGTCGGCTGTCTTGAACGCGTCGGTATTCGTCAGGCGGCGCGGCGACTGGCGGACTTTCCCCACCAGCTTTCCGGCGGCGAACGCCAGCGGGTGATGATCGCAATGGCATTGCTGACGCAACCCGCCCTGCTGATTGCCGACGAGCCAACCACCGCGCTGGACGTCACCGTACAGGCGCAAATTCTGGATCTGCTCAACGAGCTGAAACAGGAGCTGAACATGGGGCTGCTGTTCATTACCCACAACCTGAACATTGTGCGTCGGCTGGCGGACCGGGTGGCGGTGATGCAGGCCGGACGTTGCGTGGAGCAGAACCAAACCCGCGAGCTGTTCAGTGCGCCGCAGCATCCGTATACCCGGCAGTTGCTGGATGCCGAGCCGGCAGGGGAAGCCTTGCCGCTGGAACAGACCGCCGCGACGCTGCTGGATGTTCGGGATCTGGGCGTCAGCTTCCCCATCCGACGTGGCCTGTTACGTCGTACCGTGGGAGAAAAATCGGTGCTGCAAGTGCTCAGCTTTAGCCTGCGCCGCGGAGAAAGCATCGGGCTGGTGGGCGAATCCGGTTCCGGCAAGAGCACCACCGGGCTGGCGTTGCTGCGGCTGCTGCGCAGCCGTGGCGAGATCTGGTTCGACGGCCAGCCGCTGCACCATTTTAACCGTAAGCAGATGCTGCCGGTACGTCGTCGCATTCAGGTGGTGTTTCAGGATCCAAACGGTTCGCTGAATCCCCGCCTGAATGTAGAACAGATTATCGCGGAAGGGCTGCGGGTGCATCACCAGTTAAGCCCGGCGGAACAGACGCAGCGGGTGATCCAGGCCATGCAGGAAGTCGGGCTGGACCCGGACAGCCGCCATCGCTATCCGTCAGAGTTTTCCGGCGGTCAGCGCCAGCGTATCGCCATCGCCCGGGCGTTGATCCTGCAACCGGAACTCCTGATTCTTGATGAACCGACCTCATCGCTCGATCGCACGGTACAGGCGCAGATTCTGACGCTGTTGAAAACCCTGCAGCAGACCCACCAGTTGGCCTACCTGTTCATCAGCCACGATCTGCACGTGGTGCGTGCATTGTGTCATCAGGTTATTGTGCTGCGGCATGGCGAAGTGGTGGAGCAAGGCGAGTGTCGGCAACTGTTTGAGCATCCACAGCAGGATTATACCCGGCAGTTGCTGCAACTCTCGGCCTGA